The following proteins come from a genomic window of Malus domestica chromosome 02, GDT2T_hap1:
- the LOC103403342 gene encoding beta-1,4-xylosyltransferase IRX14-like, which yields MKLSALHQSYLTRRSNSFRGSAPLDSTSDGKSPATLFWLVLHGLCCLISLVLGFRFSRLVFFFLFSTSSSNLYPAPFRTVADLTVRNLELPANPIANLEFNLNRNATTASSSSRVVVGRHGIRIRPWPHPNPTETMKAHRIIETVQREQRRQFGVTNPKTVIAVTPTYARTFQALHLTGVMHSLMLVPYNVVWIVVEAGGVTNETASIVSKSGLRIIHEGFDQRMPNTWDGRHLLEARMRLRALRIVREQNLDGIVMFADDSNMHSMELFDELQNVKWFGAVSVGILAHSENTDESSESAIEKNEEGEYQSMPIQGPACNSSNKLIGWHTFNTLPYLGKRANYIDDRAPVLPRKLEWAGFVLNSRLLWSEAEDKPEWVNDLDSIGGADEEIVTPLFLLKDLSMVEPLGNCGRQVLLWWLRVEARFDSKFPPRWTIDPPLEITVPSKRTPWPDAPPELPANEKTETGVEEHTVKRPVKIRAPRTKRSPRNKRKHETKTIDMQASARHTEQN from the exons atgaaGCTCTCGGCTTTGCACCAGAGCTACCTCACCCGACGGAGCAACAGCTTCAGGGGATCGGCGCCGTTGGACTCCACATCAGACGGCAAGTCGCCGGCGACGTTGTTCTGGCTTGTACTCCATGGCCTCTGCTGCCTCATCAGCCTCGTTCTTGGCTTCCGCTTCTCTCGcctcgtcttcttcttcctcttctccaCCTCCTCTTCGAATCTCTATCCGGCGCCGTTTCGGACAGTTGCTGATCTCACCGTTAGAAACCTAGAGCTCCCCGCGAACCCGATCGCGAATCTCGAGTTTAATCTCAACAGGAACGCCACCACCGCGAGCTCCAGCAGCCGGGTCGTGGTCGGGCGGCACGGGATCCGAATCCGGCCCTGGCCGCACCCGAACCCGACCGAAACCATGAAGGCGCATCGCATAATTGAGACGGTTCAGAGGGAGCAGAGGAGGCAGTTCGGAGTCACCAACCCCAAAACGGTCATCGCCGTCACGCCCACCTATGCTCGGACTTTCCAGGCGCTACATTTGACTGGCGTTATGCACTCGCTAATGCTGGTCCCGTACAACGTCGTCTGGATCGTCGTTGAGGCCGGCGGGGTTACCAATGAGACGGCGTCGATTGTTTCCAAGTCCGGGCTCCGGATCATCCACGAGGGGTTTGATCAGCGGATGCCTAATACTTGGGATGGCCGCCACCTGCTGGAGGCTCGGATGCGGCTTCGTGCTTTGAG AATTGTGAGAGAGCAGAACCTGGACGGGATTGTTATGTTTGCAGACGATAGTAATATGCACAGTATGGAGCTTTTCGATGAGCTGCAGAATGTGAAATGGTTTGGTGCTGTTTCGGTGGGAATACTTGCTCATTCGGAGAATACAGATGAATCGTCAGAGTCCGCAATTGAGAAAAATGAGGAAGGGGAGTACCAGTCAATGCCAATTCAAGGTCCTGCTTGTAATTCATCCAATAAGTTGATTGGTTGGCACACCTTTAACACCTTGCCATATCTGGGAAAGAGGGCAAATTACATTGATGATCGAGCACCTGTACTACCCAGGAAGCTGGAGTGGGCTGGGTTTGTGTTGAATTCACGGTTGCTTTGGAGTGAAGCTGAAGATAAACCAGAGTGGGTTAATGATCTAGATAGTATTGGTGGGGCTGATGAGGAGATAGTGACCCCTCTATTCTTGTTGAAGGACCTGTCCATGGTTGAACCACTTGGAAATTGTGGGCGCCAAGTCTTGCTCTGGTGGCTCCGCGTTGAAGCTCGTTTCGATAGTAAATTTCCTCCCAG ATGGACTATAGATCCTCCTTTGGAAATCACCGTACCATCGAAACGTACACCATGGCCTGATGCTCCTCCTGAACTCCCAGCTAATGAAAAAACAGAAACTGGAGTTGAAGAGCACACAGTGAAGCGTCCTGTAAAAATTCGTGCACCCAGAACAAAGAGAAGTCCTCGGAACAAGAGAAAGCACGAGACAAAAACGATTGACATGCAGGCTTCTGCAAGGCATACTGAACAAAACTGA
- the LOC139193044 gene encoding uncharacterized protein isoform X1 — protein MRRRNKREIYLIAIIYITSSATACVGILLCNCFVPSPSKEKKMANLAKLDFAALDITGKNYLTWVLDTKIHLEAANLGDTIKEESSSSSQDRAKAMIFIRRHLDEALKSEYLTVEDPLALWNALRSKYNHQTTVIFPKARYDWTHLRIQDFKSVAEYNSALFRITSQMKLCGDTITEEMLLEKTFSTFHASNMVLQQQYRARGFTEYNQLISVLLVVEQNNELLMKNHNSRPTGSAPFPEVNVASLERNTISSRGNNYKRGRGHKQGRWKGKSKNHGVQFHNQVPRYNPGPSFKNTNRQKRKAHVNTPRSHEGGCHRCGGNGHWARTCRTPKHLVELYQASFKEKGVEINFLDQAKPMETPDPVTNLSGQLNTTHLDATDFINERGNEVYGSD, from the exons atgagaagaagaaacaaaagagaaatatatctaatagcaataatatacattacttcctctgcaacagcttgtgtcggtatattactctgcaactgcttcgttccttcaccgagtaaag aaaagaaaatggcaaacttggcaaagcttgattttgctgccctggacattactggaaagaattaccttacatgggtactggataccaagatccatctggaagcagcaaatcttggagataccatcaaGGAAGAAAGCagctcatcctctcaagatcgggcaaaggccatgatttttattcgtcgtcatcttgatgaggcactaaagagcgagtacttaacggttgaagatccgttagccCTTTGGAATGCCTTGAGAAGCAaatacaatcaccagacaacggtgattTTTCCAAAAGCTCGCTATGACTGGACACACCTgaggatccaggatttcaaatcagtggctgagtacaattcggcgttgttcagaattacctctcagatgaaaCTCTGTGGGGATACTATCACTGAGGAGATGTtattggaaaagactttcagcacattccaCGCCTCTAACATGGTATTGCAACAACAGTATAGAGCGCgaggcttcactgaatacaaccagctgatatctgtgctcctggtagttgaacagaacaatgagcttctcatgaaaaaccataattcccgacctactggatcagcaccgttcccagaagtgaatgttgCTTCCCTTGAAAGGAATACCATATCCTCTCgtggcaataattacaaacgaggacgtggccacaagcAAGGTCGGTGGAAAGGGAAaagcaagaaccatggtgtccagtttcacaaccaggttccaaggtATAATCCAGGCCCGAGCTTTAAAAATACCAATCGCCAGAAAAGAAAAGCTCATGTGAACACTCCTAGAAGTCATGAAGGAggttgccataggtgtggtggcaacggACATTGGGCGCGTACTTGTCGCACCCCAAAGCATCTGGTGGAACTATATCAAGCCTCCTTCAAGGAAAAGGGTGTTGAGATCAATTTCCTTgaccaggctaaaccaatggaAACCCCTGATCCAGTGACCAATTTATCAGGACAGTTAAACACAACCCACCTGGATGCTACAGACTTTATTaatgaaagagggaatgaagtttatgggtccgattga
- the LOC139193044 gene encoding uncharacterized protein isoform X2, translated as MANLAKLDFAALDITGKNYLTWVLDTKIHLEAANLGDTIKEESSSSSQDRAKAMIFIRRHLDEALKSEYLTVEDPLALWNALRSKYNHQTTVIFPKARYDWTHLRIQDFKSVAEYNSALFRITSQMKLCGDTITEEMLLEKTFSTFHASNMVLQQQYRARGFTEYNQLISVLLVVEQNNELLMKNHNSRPTGSAPFPEVNVASLERNTISSRGNNYKRGRGHKQGRWKGKSKNHGVQFHNQVPRYNPGPSFKNTNRQKRKAHVNTPRSHEGGCHRCGGNGHWARTCRTPKHLVELYQASFKEKGVEINFLDQAKPMETPDPVTNLSGQLNTTHLDATDFINERGNEVYGSD; from the coding sequence atggcaaacttggcaaagcttgattttgctgccctggacattactggaaagaattaccttacatgggtactggataccaagatccatctggaagcagcaaatcttggagataccatcaaGGAAGAAAGCagctcatcctctcaagatcgggcaaaggccatgatttttattcgtcgtcatcttgatgaggcactaaagagcgagtacttaacggttgaagatccgttagccCTTTGGAATGCCTTGAGAAGCAaatacaatcaccagacaacggtgattTTTCCAAAAGCTCGCTATGACTGGACACACCTgaggatccaggatttcaaatcagtggctgagtacaattcggcgttgttcagaattacctctcagatgaaaCTCTGTGGGGATACTATCACTGAGGAGATGTtattggaaaagactttcagcacattccaCGCCTCTAACATGGTATTGCAACAACAGTATAGAGCGCgaggcttcactgaatacaaccagctgatatctgtgctcctggtagttgaacagaacaatgagcttctcatgaaaaaccataattcccgacctactggatcagcaccgttcccagaagtgaatgttgCTTCCCTTGAAAGGAATACCATATCCTCTCgtggcaataattacaaacgaggacgtggccacaagcAAGGTCGGTGGAAAGGGAAaagcaagaaccatggtgtccagtttcacaaccaggttccaaggtATAATCCAGGCCCGAGCTTTAAAAATACCAATCGCCAGAAAAGAAAAGCTCATGTGAACACTCCTAGAAGTCATGAAGGAggttgccataggtgtggtggcaacggACATTGGGCGCGTACTTGTCGCACCCCAAAGCATCTGGTGGAACTATATCAAGCCTCCTTCAAGGAAAAGGGTGTTGAGATCAATTTCCTTgaccaggctaaaccaatggaAACCCCTGATCCAGTGACCAATTTATCAGGACAGTTAAACACAACCCACCTGGATGCTACAGACTTTATTaatgaaagagggaatgaagtttatgggtccgattga
- the LOC103403352 gene encoding cysteine proteinase mucunain-like — translation MASTVSLAMFTILFLSFTLSQASPIVGSRSEADVRAIYQEWLVKHQKTYNGIGEDERRFEIFKDNLKFIDEHNALDRPYKVGLNAFADLTNQEYRAKFLGTRSDPKRRVMKAKNPSLRYAFRAGETLPESVDWRVKGAVNPIKNQGSCGSCWAFSTVAAVEGINQIVTGELVSLSEQELVDCDTSYNAGCNGGLMDYAFEFIILNGGIDTESDYPYKAYDQKCNVALEKNTVVSIDGYEDVPSYDENALKKAVAHQPVSVAIEAGGLALQLYQSGVFTGECGSALDHGVVAVGYGTENGTDYWLVRNSWGTNWGESGYFKIERNVASTYTGKCGIAIEASYPTKKDQKYPSSSFSAEQDIKMVTSA, via the exons ATGGCATCAACCGTGTCTCTCGCCATGTTCACCATCCTCTTCCTCTCCTTCACCCTCTCACAGGCCTCCCCGATTGTCGGCTCTCGGAGCGAGGCCGACGTCAGAGCCATCTACCAAGAGTGGCTCGTGAAGCACCAGAAAACATACAACGGCATCGGGGAGGACGAGAGGAGGTTCGAGATCTTCAAGGACAACTTGAAGTTCATCGACGAGCATAACGCACTGGACCGTCCGTACAAGGTCGGTCTGAATGCTTTCGCTGACCTGACCAACCAGGAGTACCGTGCCAAGTTTTTGGGCACCAGGAGTGACCCTAAGCGCAGGGTCATGAAGGCCAAGAACCCAAGCCTGAGGTACGCTTTTCGCGCCGGCGAGACGTTGCCGGAATCTGTGGATTGGAGAGTCAAGGGCGCCGTCAATCCCATCAAAAATCAAGGAAGTTGCG GGAGTTGCTGGGCTTTTTCAACAGTGGCAGCAGTGGAGGGCATAAACCAAATAGTGACCGGAGAATTGGTGTCTCTCTCAGAGCAAGAGCTCGTCGACTGTGACACGTCCTACAACGCCGGATGCAATGGCGGTCTCATGGACTACGCCTTCGAGTTCATTATCCTAAACGGCGGCATTGACACTGAATCCGACTACCCTTACAAAGCATATGACCAAAAATGCAACGTTGCCCTG GAGAAAAATACGGTTGTTAGCATTGACGGGTACGAAGATGTTCCGTCCTACGACGAGAACGCATTGAAGAAAGCAGTTGCACACCAACCCGTTAGCGTGGCCATTGAAGCCGGCGGCTTGGCCTTACAACTCTACCAGTCGGGTGTTTTCACTGGTGAGTGCGGATCAGCATTGGACCACGGTGTCGTTGCCGTCGGGTATGGCACTGAAAACGGCACAGACTATTGGTTGGTGAGGAACTCGTGGGGCACCAACTGGGGAGAAAGCGGATATTTTAAGATAGAGAGAAATGTTGCAAGCACGTACACAGGCAAGTGTGGCATTGCAATAGAGGCTTCTTACCCAACAAAGAAGGACCAAAAATACCCATCAAGCTCTTTCTCTGCCGAGCAAGACATCAAGATGGTCACAAGTGCTTGA
- the LOC103403362 gene encoding UPF0481 protein At3g47200, with protein MVAVFNKELLSWYLITVKLRETVESGIAKTSTSTNRSIELPHQHVHQQQQQPSEPLHIVIQNGCDQKFEEGPKSPESEWTINIKDKLDQAGQDDAVSSWAKHCIYKVPHYLREGDDKAIVPQIVSLGPYHHGKRRLRQMDRHKWRSLLRMLKRTNQCIELYLNSIKEVEEKARACYEGPAAMGLSSNEFVEMMVLDGCFVLELFRGVGEGFKQLGYPRNDPIFAMRGSMHSIQRDMIMLENQLPLFILDRLLGLQLGDPEQKGLVAKLALRFFDPLMPTDEPLTKSDRNKLESSLAYATTFDPLSEQGGLHCLDVFRRSLLRTGLQAVPRVWIKRWSHSNRVADKRRQQLIHCVTELKEAGIKFKKRKTDRFWDVKFENGILKIPRLLIHDGTKSLFLNLIAFEQCHLDCSNDITSYVIFMDNLINSPQDVGYLHYCGIIEHWLGSDDEVADLFNRLCQEVVFDINDSYLSPLSADVNRYYDHRWNAWRASLKHNYFSNPWAILSFIAAVVLLFLTFAQTFYGVYGYYRPPN; from the coding sequence atgGTTGCTGTGTTCAACAAGGAGCTCCTGAGCTGGTACCTCATTACAGTCAAACTCCGAGAAACAGTGGAATCCGGAATTGCAAAGACTTCTACTTCCACAAACAGATCAATTGAACTGCCACACCAACATGTtcatcagcagcagcagcaaccgtCTGAGCCACTCCATATTGTGATCCAAAATGGTTGTGATCAGAAATTTGAAGAGGGACCCAAGTCGCCAGAATCCGAGTGGACGATCAACATCAAAGACAAACTTGATCAGGCCGGCCAGGACGACGCGGTGAGTTCGTGGGCAAAGCACTGCATTTACAAAGTCCCACATTACTTGAGAGAAGGTGATGATAAAGCCATTGTGCCTCAGATTGTGTCATTGGGGCCTTACCATCACGGCAAGAGGCGTCTTCGCCAAATGGACCGCCATAAATGGCGGTCGCTTCTTCGGATGCTGAAGCGGACAAACCAGTGCATAGAGCTGTATCTTAATTCtataaaagaagttgaagaaaagGCTCGAGCTTGCTATGAAGGGCCAGCTGCAATGGGGCTCAGCAGCAATGAGTTCGTTGAAATGATGGTGCTTGACGGTTGCTTTGTGCTCGAGCTGTTTCGCGGCGTTGGTGAGGGATTTAAGCAACTAGGTTACCCTCGAAATGATCCCATATTTGCAATGCGTGGGTCAATGCATTCGATTCAGAGGGACATGATCATGCTTGAGAATCAGCTTCCGCTTTTCATTCTTGATCGGTTATTAGGGCTGCAGTTGGGAGATCCTGAGCAGAAAGGACTTGTAGCTAAGCTAGCACTTCGGTTTTTCGATCCATTGATGCCAACTGACGAGCCATTGACAAAGAGCGATAGGAACAAACTCGAGTCATCGCTTGCATACGCAACCACGTTTGATCCGCTGTCTGAACAAGGTGGCCTTCATTGTCTTGACGTGTTCAGGCGAAGTCTATTGCGCACGGGGCTTCAGGCTGTGCCGAGAGTTTGGATCAAGAGATGGTCACACTCGAATCGGGTTGCAGATAAACGAAGGCAGCAATTGATTCATTGCGTTACGGAGCTCAAGGAGGCTGGGATCAAGTTCAAGAAAAGGAAGACGGATAGGTTTTGGGACGTGAAATTCGAGAATGGGATTCTTAAAATTCCCAGGCTCTTGATCCATGATGGTACCAAGTCTCTCTTCCTCAATCTGATTGCGTTTGAGCAGTGTCATCTGGATTGCAGCAATGACATAACATCCTACGTGATCTTCATGGACAACTTGATCAACTCTCCACAAGATGTAGGGTACCTCCATTATTGTGGAATAATTGAGCACTGGCTTGGCAGCGACGATGAGGTCGCTGACCTCTTTAACCGCCTCTGTCAAGAGGTGGTTTTCGATATCAATGACAGTTATCTCTCCCCATTGTCAGCGGATGTGAACCGCTACTACGACCACAGGTGGAACGCTTGGCGTGCCAGCTTAAAACATAACTACTTCAGCAATCCCTGGGCCATCCTCTCCTTCATCGCCGCTGTCGTGTTGTTGTTTCTCACTTTCGCACAGACCTTCTACGGAGTCTATGGCTATTACAGGCCGCCGAACTAA